The following are from one region of the Littorina saxatilis isolate snail1 linkage group LG4, US_GU_Lsax_2.0, whole genome shotgun sequence genome:
- the LOC138965360 gene encoding betaine--homocysteine S-methyltransferase 1-like, with the protein MSKQKDGLLERLNRGEDIIIAEGYVFEFERRGYLRAGAFVPEVVLEHPDLVKSLHEEFVHAGSDVVLAFQYYGHREKLRVIGREGDLEKLNETALRIARDVADKTGSLMAGNLCNSTIYQRDNPQSIKEAEQIFKEQVEWAVKGGADYIVAESFSELGEAMLALEAIKKYGKGLPAAVSFIPHEGKTTFDGVPFGEACRRLEEAGAAVVGLNCGRGPTIIMPIMKEIRKACKGPIMCVPVPYRCNDKYPIFQSFINDETGKRAFPEDLPAFTSSRTEIAQFAREAKALGIQYVGLCCGNASHYLRVLAEGYGRKPPASRFSPNMKDHFVFGDNENQKQYYSVDLKKTISNQ; encoded by the exons ATGTCGAAACAGAAAGACG GACTGCTGGAGCGACTGAACAGAGGGGAGGACATTATCATCGCGGAAGGATATGTTTTTGAATTTGAGCGCAGAGGCTACTTGCGCGCAGGCGCGTTCGTACCGGAAGTGGTCCTGGAGCACCCTGACCTCGTGAAAAGTCTACACGAGGAGTTCGTGCACGCCGGAAGTGATGTCGTGTTGGCGTTTCAG TACTACGGGCACCGTGAGAAGCTGCGTGTGATCGGCAGGGAGGGTGACCTTGAGAAACTGAACGAGACAGCTCTCCGTATCGCACGTGACGTAGCGGACAAGACGGGCAGTCTGATGGCCGGCAACCTCTGCAACTCCACCATCTATCAGCGCGACAACCCGCAATCCATTAAGGAGGCTGAGCAAATCTTCAAG gagCAAGTGGAGTGGGCAGTGAAGGGAGGGGCGGACTACATCGTGGCGGAGTCCTTCAGTGAACTAGGGGAGGCCATGCTGGCACTGGAGGCCATCAAGAAATACGGAAAAG GTCTGCCTGCCGCTGTCAGCTTCATCCCTCACGAGGGGAAGACAACGTTTGACGGGGTTCCCTTCGGGGAGGCCTGCCGACGTCTGGAGGAGGCCGGGGCGGCCGTAGTAGGCCTCAACTGTGGGAGAGGCCCCACCATCATCATGCCCATCATGAAGGAAATCCGCAAAGCTTGCAAG GGTCCTATCATGTGTGTGCCTGTCCCTTATCGCTGTAATGACAAGTACCCCATCTTCCAGTCCTTCATCAACGACGAAACAG GAAAGAGAGCCTTTCCTGAAGATCTCCCGGCGTTCACAAGCTCTCGCACAGAGATAGCGCAGTTCGCTCGCGAGGCCAAAGCCCTGGGGATCCAATATGTCGGCCTGTGCTGTGGCAACGCATCGCACTACTTGCGTGTTCTGGCGGAGGGATACGGGCGTAAACCGCCTGCAAGTCGCTTCTCTCCCAACATGAAAGACCACTTCGTCTTCGGCGATAACGAGAACCAAAAGCAGTATTATTCTGTTGATCTGAAAAAGACGATTTCAAATCAGTAA